In Rutidosis leptorrhynchoides isolate AG116_Rl617_1_P2 chromosome 2, CSIRO_AGI_Rlap_v1, whole genome shotgun sequence, one genomic interval encodes:
- the LOC139887797 gene encoding uncharacterized protein, whose amino-acid sequence MAYSSSDDEYTMLALEMLEANQSDEGDSSNVRLTRRYIRRDHHEAHDRLIRDYFAERPKYSEVEFKRRFQIRKRVFNRIMEGILNFFANRLPEYFEWFHVKPDCRGKLGISTHLKITAALHQLAYGYAPDTLDEYLQMSERVARESLQNFCKCIVVLYSNDYMREPTRKDMERLYEVHEEKHDFPGMLGSIDCMHWVWGKWPVAWQGQFKRGDHSHPTIMLEAVASYDNWIWHAYFGVAGSNNDINVLNTSPLFESILNDNFPDIPYVINGVKYKRGYYLADGIYPQWASFVKAYSSAADPKSKYFSRKKGC is encoded by the coding sequence ATGGCGTATTCATCTTCCGACGATGAGTATACGATGCTTGCACTCGAAATGTTAGAGGCCAATCAAAGTGATGAGGGGGATAGTTCTAATGTTCGTTTAACGCGACGCTATATCAGACGTGATCACCATGAAGCACATGATCGCCTCATAAGAGACTATTTTGCTGAACGTCCGAAGTATAGCGAAGTGGAGTTCAAACGTCGATTTCAAATAAGGAAACGTGTATTCAACCGAATTATGGAAGGTATATTAAATTTTTTTGCAAATCGTTTACCTGAATATTTTGAATGGTTTCATGTTAAACCTGATTGCCGTGGCAAGTTAGGCATTAGTACACATTTAAAAATAACGGCGGCACTTCATCAGTTGGCATACGGTTATGCACCCGATACGTTAGACGAGTATTTACAAATGTCGGAACGTGTAGCTCGTGAAAGTTTACAGAATTTTTGTAAATGTATTGTTGTTTTATATTCAAATGATTATATGCGCGAGCCTACTCGTAAGGACATGGAACGTTTATACGAGGTTCATGAGGAAAAGCATGACTTTCCCGGCATGCTAGGTAGtatagattgtatgcattgggtTTGGGGAAAATGGCCGGTTGCATGGCAAGGCCAATTTAAGCGAGGAGATCATAGTCATCCAACTATTATGCTTGAAGCTGTTGCCTCGTATGATAATTGGATATGGCATGCTTATTTTGGGGTTGCTGGGTCAAACAATGACATAAATGTGTTAAATACCAGTCCTTTGTTCGAATCGATACTTAATGATAATTTCCCAGACATCCCTTATGTTATAAATGGTGTGAAGTACAAAAGGGGTTATTATTTAGCGGATGGGATTTACCCTCAATGGGCATCGTTTGTTAAAGCGTATTCGAGTGCAGCTGATCCCAAGAGTAAATACTTTTCACGCAAGAAAGGATGTTGA